One Burkholderia sp. PAMC 26561 genomic window carries:
- a CDS encoding type IV pilus secretin PilQ, with the protein MSFMRVMVRVERGVCRRMIAWSSASILLLQSACVDAAIAPLPPLPASFPLTLPTDQFAEDTSADVPAEPSGEDGAWVAPAKAAAPAGLTATPATADAAPPLEGPPTPLPPMERMSRSAPDRADAANDDGKPISLNLKNADLGAVLQTFAKFSGVNIVASDKIRGQVSINLIDVPWRRAFDTLLDVHGLAMERHGDVIWVAPMAELAARERLRYEAHARAADLEPLGSRTFVLRYPRADDVRKLLTGSGNQRVLSKRGSVMADARTNLLFVTDLDARVAEIAELIARIDQPTPQVMIEARIVEGETGFSRNLGVKLSMIATGEGTARGLVAGTDGAVLDLSARPIGGFDAATAGLTLFAAQATRLLNIELSALETEGRGEIVSSPRVVTADRVKAIVEQGTELPYQAKVGNGVSGVQFRRAALKLEVEPQITPHGHVILDLDVSKDSVGEQTAAGPAINTKHVQTRVEVEDGGTVAIGGIYSSDERDDVTRVPLLGKIPGLGWLFRHTARRNSRSELVIFITPHIVPARL; encoded by the coding sequence GAGCGCGGGGTTTGTCGCCGAATGATTGCCTGGAGCAGCGCGTCAATCTTGTTGCTGCAGTCTGCTTGCGTGGACGCCGCCATTGCTCCGCTCCCGCCCTTGCCGGCCAGCTTTCCGCTGACGCTGCCCACCGATCAGTTCGCCGAGGACACATCGGCGGACGTTCCGGCGGAGCCGTCCGGGGAGGATGGCGCCTGGGTCGCTCCGGCGAAAGCCGCCGCGCCAGCCGGACTCACTGCAACCCCCGCGACTGCGGATGCCGCCCCGCCGCTCGAAGGCCCGCCCACGCCTTTGCCGCCCATGGAGCGCATGAGCCGTAGCGCGCCTGATCGCGCAGATGCGGCCAACGACGATGGCAAACCGATCTCGCTCAACCTGAAGAATGCGGACCTCGGCGCGGTACTGCAGACGTTCGCGAAGTTCTCAGGGGTGAATATCGTGGCGAGTGACAAGATTCGCGGGCAAGTATCGATCAATCTGATCGATGTCCCCTGGCGGCGCGCGTTCGATACGCTTCTCGACGTCCACGGCCTTGCAATGGAGCGCCACGGCGACGTGATCTGGGTCGCGCCGATGGCCGAACTCGCGGCGCGCGAGCGCCTGCGCTACGAGGCCCATGCGCGTGCCGCGGACCTGGAGCCGCTTGGCAGCCGTACGTTTGTCCTGCGCTACCCGCGCGCCGACGACGTCAGGAAGCTGCTTACCGGCTCGGGCAACCAGCGGGTGTTGTCGAAGCGCGGTTCCGTCATGGCCGACGCACGCACGAACCTGCTGTTCGTCACGGACCTTGATGCACGCGTCGCGGAGATCGCCGAGCTGATCGCGCGGATCGACCAGCCGACGCCACAAGTGATGATCGAGGCGCGCATCGTGGAAGGCGAAACCGGGTTTTCGCGCAACCTGGGCGTGAAGCTGTCGATGATAGCCACCGGCGAGGGCACCGCGCGCGGGCTGGTAGCGGGTACGGACGGCGCGGTGCTCGATCTGTCGGCGCGTCCTATCGGCGGATTCGATGCAGCCACCGCCGGCCTCACGCTTTTCGCCGCCCAGGCGACGCGGCTGCTGAACATCGAGCTGAGCGCACTCGAAACGGAAGGGCGCGGCGAGATCGTGTCGAGCCCGCGCGTGGTCACGGCCGATCGCGTGAAAGCGATTGTCGAGCAGGGCACGGAATTGCCGTATCAGGCGAAGGTCGGCAACGGCGTGTCGGGCGTGCAATTTCGCCGCGCTGCGCTGAAACTGGAGGTCGAACCGCAAATCACGCCGCATGGGCATGTGATCCTGGACCTGGATGTATCGAAGGATAGTGTCGGCGAGCAGACCGCTGCGGGGCCCGCGATCAACACAAAACACGTGCAGACGCGAGTCGAAGTGGAGGACGGCGGCACGGTCGCAATCGGCGGGATTTATTCGAGCGACGAGCGCGACGACGTCACCCGCGTCCCGTTGCTCGGTAAAATCCCGGGATTGGGCTGGCTTTTTCGTCACACCGCGCGCCGGAATTCGCGCAGCGAACTGGTCATTTTTATCACCCCGCACATCGTCCCGGCGCGCTTGTGA